One genomic segment of Mycolicibacterium neworleansense includes these proteins:
- a CDS encoding glutamate synthase subunit beta, with translation MADPRGFLKHTSKELPVRRPVPLRLKDWKEVYEDFSHEKLQNQASRCMDCGIPFCHNGCPLGNLIPEWNDLVYKDRWRDAIERLHATNNFPEFTGRLCPAPCEASCVLGINQDPVTIKQVEVEIIDNAFDQGWVVPKMPDVQTGKKVAVVGSGPAGLAAAQQLTRAGHTVTVFERADRIGGLLRYGIPEFKMEKRHIDRRLEQMAAEGTQFRPGVNVGVDITVAQLRLNYDAVVLAGGATAWRDLPIPGRELDGIHQAMEFLPWANRVQLGDDVLDENGQPPITAKDKHVIIIGGGDTGADCLGTSHRQGAASIHQFEIMPRPPETRADSTPWPTYPLMFRVSSAHEEGGERVFSVNTEEFIGENGRVTGLRAHEVKMNAGKFEKVEGTDFELKADLVLLAMGFVGPEKEGLLTKLGVELTDRGNVSRDDNFQTTVPGVFVAGDMGRGQSLIVWAIAEGRAAAAGVDRYLMGKTALPVVIKPTAAPQR, from the coding sequence ATGGCTGATCCGCGCGGTTTCCTCAAGCACACGTCCAAGGAGCTCCCGGTCCGCAGGCCGGTTCCGCTGCGCCTCAAGGACTGGAAAGAGGTCTACGAGGACTTCTCCCACGAGAAGCTGCAGAACCAGGCATCGCGATGCATGGACTGCGGTATTCCGTTCTGCCACAACGGCTGCCCGCTGGGGAACCTGATCCCCGAGTGGAACGACCTGGTCTACAAGGACCGGTGGCGCGACGCGATCGAGCGGCTGCACGCCACCAACAACTTCCCGGAGTTCACCGGGCGGCTGTGCCCCGCTCCCTGTGAGGCCTCCTGCGTCCTGGGTATCAACCAGGATCCGGTGACCATCAAGCAGGTCGAGGTCGAGATCATCGACAACGCCTTCGACCAGGGCTGGGTCGTTCCGAAGATGCCCGACGTGCAGACCGGCAAGAAGGTCGCCGTCGTCGGGTCCGGGCCGGCCGGACTGGCCGCCGCCCAGCAGCTCACCCGGGCCGGCCACACCGTGACCGTGTTCGAGCGCGCCGACCGCATCGGCGGCCTGCTGCGCTACGGCATCCCCGAGTTCAAGATGGAAAAGCGCCACATCGACCGGCGTCTGGAACAGATGGCGGCCGAGGGAACGCAGTTCCGTCCCGGCGTCAACGTCGGCGTCGACATCACCGTCGCGCAGCTGCGGCTGAACTACGACGCGGTTGTGCTGGCCGGAGGTGCCACCGCTTGGCGTGACCTGCCGATCCCGGGCCGCGAGCTCGACGGCATCCACCAGGCCATGGAGTTCCTGCCCTGGGCCAACCGCGTCCAGCTCGGCGACGACGTCCTCGACGAGAACGGCCAGCCGCCGATCACCGCCAAGGACAAGCACGTCATCATCATCGGCGGTGGCGACACCGGCGCGGACTGCCTGGGCACCTCGCACCGTCAGGGCGCGGCCAGCATCCACCAGTTCGAGATCATGCCGCGCCCGCCGGAGACCCGCGCCGATTCGACCCCGTGGCCGACCTACCCGCTGATGTTCCGGGTGTCCTCGGCCCACGAAGAGGGCGGCGAGCGCGTGTTCTCGGTCAACACCGAGGAATTCATCGGCGAGAACGGCCGCGTGACCGGCTTGCGCGCGCACGAGGTCAAGATGAACGCCGGCAAGTTCGAGAAGGTCGAAGGGACCGACTTCGAGCTCAAGGCCGACCTGGTGCTGCTCGCCATGGGCTTCGTCGGCCCCGAGAAGGAAGGTCTGCTGACCAAGCTCGGTGTCGAGCTGACCGACCGCGGCAACGTCTCCCGTGACGACAACTTCCAGACCACGGTGCCTGGCGTCTTCGTCGCCGGCGACATGGGTCGTGGGCAGTCGCTGATCGTGTGGGCGATCGCCGAGGGCCGGGCCGCCGCCGCGGGCGTGGACCGCTACCTGATGGGCAAGACCGCCCTGCCGGTGGTGATCAAGCCGACGGCTGCGCCGCAGCGCTAG
- a CDS encoding helix-turn-helix transcriptional regulator, giving the protein MDRNTEFKRNTMAFLSRFVRVSGMVFYSVDRGMNAGEHVFDRIRPEENGPYTGYFHELDPFHPRRFAGSGADLATSNDLGQRLDRTDYYAGFFRPMGYRYEAELYLRHAGRIVAGVSLLKSAKDGDFTRDEIQFLQKSHGFVEQSYRMLGQLPSAPNSSAVPEHWKLSARERDVVDLLAQGASNSDISRALFISIPTVKSHLQHVYRKSGVHSRTELVTRLVRD; this is encoded by the coding sequence ATGGACCGCAACACGGAGTTCAAGCGCAACACGATGGCGTTCCTGTCCCGGTTCGTCCGCGTCTCGGGCATGGTCTTCTACTCGGTGGACCGCGGCATGAATGCCGGCGAGCACGTGTTCGACCGGATCCGTCCCGAGGAGAACGGCCCGTACACCGGCTACTTCCACGAGTTGGACCCGTTTCATCCCCGCAGGTTCGCCGGGTCGGGCGCCGACCTGGCGACGTCGAACGACCTCGGGCAGCGGTTGGATCGGACCGACTATTACGCGGGCTTTTTCCGTCCGATGGGTTACCGGTACGAGGCAGAGCTGTACCTGCGCCACGCCGGTCGCATCGTGGCCGGCGTCTCCCTGTTGAAAAGCGCCAAGGACGGCGACTTCACAAGGGACGAAATTCAGTTCCTGCAGAAGTCCCACGGGTTTGTCGAGCAGTCGTACCGCATGCTCGGCCAATTGCCGAGCGCACCGAATTCCTCTGCCGTTCCCGAACATTGGAAACTATCCGCTCGGGAACGCGACGTGGTCGACCTACTCGCCCAGGGCGCGAGCAACAGCGACATCTCGCGCGCCCTGTTCATCAGCATTCCGACGGTGAAGAGCCATTTGCAGCACGTCTATCGAAAATCAGGCGTGCATTCACGAACCGAATTGGTCACCCGGCTCGTGCGTGACTAG
- a CDS encoding amidohydrolase: MSRTIIRSSKILTFDDTRPAAEAILTEDGVILEVGSFADLAESAGPDIQVMDAGSAVVMPGLIDTHPHVMHFGALRGGLVELSDALDHSDIVQRIRDRAAETPPGEWIICTPVGEAHYFIRRSWRDLAERRLPDRHVLDRATAEHPVLIQAWAPRTPNVVAFNSAGLRAVGLSDFIPDQVCDVEIDKDESGRLTGILRGPVNNYYTYDPFWGQILLKLPPLNPDHAVPGVLDEMARFSARGVTTLYEGHAMEPVHLQMYQHLRSAGLLTMRVQATFDVESVIFYPFEPLSLSEFDERLKSLAPQASDTTDELFRIAGMTISPGGPCFAGHFAMHETYADPFGRPTKGNRFVSLKKEESFVRFCAKNGIRANICIGSYREHDDFLEIAERVVTEHDFRDQAWILQHAITISPDHVRRYKALGFQITTSVGFAWGKGAMYDERIGRHVWRDMVPLRRLLDAGLDVSGGSDWGPKSPWEQIALAQTHEIAGTDLRNDGPDQVITRMESLAMWTTSAAKILGWNEIGSIRPGNQADLIFVDRDPATCGVEELKQTRVHRTVLAGKVVHDDGVL, encoded by the coding sequence GTGAGCAGAACAATCATCCGGTCTTCGAAGATCCTGACCTTCGACGATACGAGACCGGCCGCCGAAGCCATCCTGACCGAGGACGGCGTGATCCTCGAGGTCGGCAGCTTCGCCGACCTGGCCGAGTCGGCGGGTCCGGATATTCAGGTCATGGATGCCGGCAGCGCGGTGGTCATGCCGGGGCTGATCGACACCCACCCCCATGTCATGCACTTCGGCGCATTGCGCGGCGGCCTGGTCGAATTGAGCGATGCCCTCGATCACTCCGACATCGTCCAGCGGATCCGCGACCGCGCAGCCGAGACCCCTCCGGGCGAGTGGATCATCTGCACGCCTGTCGGCGAGGCCCACTACTTCATCCGGAGATCGTGGCGCGACCTCGCCGAACGCCGCCTGCCGGATCGTCATGTGCTCGACCGTGCGACCGCCGAGCACCCGGTGCTGATCCAGGCTTGGGCGCCACGGACCCCCAATGTCGTGGCGTTCAACAGTGCGGGCCTGCGCGCCGTCGGGCTGTCGGACTTCATCCCCGATCAGGTGTGCGACGTGGAGATCGACAAAGACGAGTCCGGGCGGCTGACCGGCATCCTGCGGGGGCCGGTCAACAACTACTACACATACGACCCGTTCTGGGGCCAGATCCTGCTCAAGCTGCCACCGCTGAATCCCGACCACGCCGTGCCCGGTGTACTCGACGAGATGGCGAGGTTCTCCGCTCGGGGCGTGACCACCCTGTACGAGGGCCATGCCATGGAGCCGGTCCACCTGCAGATGTATCAGCACCTCCGCAGCGCCGGGCTGCTCACCATGCGCGTTCAAGCGACGTTCGACGTGGAGTCGGTGATCTTCTATCCCTTCGAACCGCTGTCGTTGTCCGAGTTCGACGAACGGTTGAAATCGCTTGCGCCCCAGGCATCCGATACCACCGACGAGCTGTTCCGAATCGCCGGTATGACAATCAGCCCCGGCGGGCCGTGTTTCGCAGGCCATTTCGCGATGCACGAAACGTACGCGGATCCGTTCGGCAGGCCCACGAAGGGAAATCGGTTCGTCTCGCTGAAGAAGGAAGAGTCGTTCGTCCGGTTCTGCGCGAAGAACGGGATCAGGGCGAACATCTGCATCGGGTCCTACCGGGAGCACGATGACTTCCTCGAGATCGCCGAACGTGTCGTCACCGAGCACGACTTCCGCGACCAGGCCTGGATTCTGCAGCACGCCATCACCATCAGCCCCGATCATGTGCGCCGGTACAAGGCCCTCGGTTTTCAGATCACCACCTCCGTCGGATTCGCCTGGGGCAAGGGCGCGATGTACGACGAGCGCATCGGCCGCCACGTCTGGCGAGACATGGTGCCGCTGCGGCGCCTGCTGGACGCGGGTCTCGACGTCTCCGGCGGATCGGATTGGGGCCCCAAGAGCCCGTGGGAGCAGATTGCTCTGGCACAGACGCACGAGATCGCCGGAACCGACCTCCGCAACGACGGGCCTGATCAGGTCATCACGCGCATGGAGTCGCTTGCCATGTGGACCACGAGCGCCGCGAAGATCTTGGGCTGGAACGAGATCGGCTCCATCCGGCCGGGCAACCAGGCAGATCTGATCTTCGTCGACCGGGACCCGGCGACGTGTGGTGTCGAGGAGCTGAAACAGACGCGCGTCCACCGGACCGTGCTCGCGGGCAAGGTCGTCCACGACGACGGTGTGCTCTGA
- a CDS encoding amidase, whose product MKPDEYARHDATGLAELIRDEQVSIGEVHDAARSAIEAVNPVLNAVVAGPWEAALDCDGQGMFGGVPFALKDFAIHAAGVPTRFGTRLAGPGVAFPHDTELMTRFRAAGLGTLALTTTPEFAFNGNTEPVAHGSTRNPWDPTRSAGGSSGGSAVLVAARALPMAHATDGGGSIRIPASANGLVGLKPSRGRVPAGPDTSEPLSGLGAEFGLTRSVRDCAALLDAVCGPAPGDKYIIRDPQRPYVEELGRDPGRLRIAIHTESWSGGPVDEEVSEAVAAAGNVLEGLGHHVRPDSPVFDWDRFVDANLPVWSVSLAEGIDALAAALGTPPGPDNLEATTLACAEYGRRVPATELGAALAVLNQVSRAVGTFFTDYDLLLTPTLSQPPQPLGELDADDASLSPRQWMQKLLGVCSFTPLFNATGGPAISLPLGWTRSGLPIGVQLAAPMCDEGTLIAVAAQLETAMPWTHRVPKVNACGH is encoded by the coding sequence ATGAAACCAGACGAATACGCGCGCCACGACGCGACCGGCCTCGCTGAACTGATCCGCGACGAGCAGGTCTCGATCGGCGAAGTCCATGATGCGGCCCGCAGCGCGATCGAGGCGGTCAACCCGGTGCTCAACGCCGTGGTGGCCGGGCCGTGGGAGGCCGCGCTCGACTGCGACGGCCAGGGGATGTTCGGCGGGGTTCCGTTCGCGCTCAAGGATTTCGCGATCCACGCCGCCGGAGTGCCGACGCGCTTCGGCACCCGGCTGGCCGGGCCTGGCGTGGCGTTTCCGCACGACACGGAACTGATGACGCGATTCCGCGCGGCCGGGCTGGGCACTCTGGCGCTGACCACCACGCCGGAGTTCGCGTTCAACGGGAACACCGAGCCCGTCGCACACGGGTCTACCCGCAACCCGTGGGATCCAACGCGCAGTGCCGGCGGTTCCAGTGGTGGCTCGGCAGTGCTTGTGGCGGCCCGCGCCCTTCCGATGGCACACGCCACCGATGGCGGCGGATCGATCCGAATTCCGGCTTCCGCCAACGGATTGGTCGGGTTGAAGCCGAGCCGTGGCCGGGTACCTGCCGGGCCGGACACGAGCGAGCCGCTGTCGGGGTTGGGTGCCGAATTCGGATTGACGCGGTCGGTGCGCGACTGTGCGGCGCTACTGGATGCGGTCTGTGGGCCGGCTCCCGGGGACAAGTACATCATCCGCGACCCGCAGCGACCCTACGTCGAGGAGCTCGGCCGGGACCCCGGGCGATTGCGCATCGCGATTCACACCGAGTCCTGGTCCGGCGGGCCGGTCGACGAGGAGGTATCCGAAGCGGTGGCGGCGGCCGGGAACGTGCTGGAAGGGCTGGGCCACCACGTCCGCCCGGATTCACCGGTCTTCGACTGGGATCGGTTCGTCGACGCCAACCTCCCGGTGTGGAGCGTGTCTTTGGCCGAAGGCATCGACGCGCTTGCCGCTGCGCTGGGAACCCCACCCGGCCCCGACAACCTCGAGGCGACGACCCTGGCCTGTGCGGAGTACGGCCGACGCGTCCCGGCCACCGAGCTGGGTGCAGCCCTTGCCGTCCTCAACCAGGTTTCGCGGGCGGTCGGAACGTTTTTCACCGACTACGATCTGCTGCTGACCCCCACGCTGAGCCAGCCGCCTCAACCGCTGGGGGAGCTCGACGCCGACGACGCGTCGCTCTCACCTCGTCAATGGATGCAGAAGCTGCTCGGCGTCTGTTCTTTCACCCCGCTGTTCAATGCCACCGGTGGACCGGCGATCAGCCTGCCGCTGGGGTGGACCCGGTCCGGGCTGCCGATCGGCGTCCAACTTGCCGCGCCCATGTGTGACGAGGGCACCCTGATCGCCGTTGCGGCCCAACTGGAAACGGCGATGCCATGGACCCATCGAGTACCGAAAGTGAACGCCTGTGGACACTGA
- a CDS encoding glycosyltransferase 87 family protein has product MHTGGAGMRLRRRVVAATVIVAALALLAHNQLVPFGAHFFGLTGNNFDLDTYRAAVHASWDGRSLYAEPALRGAWFVYPPFATFVLAPLAWLGFDVAKYLLLALSIGLLALIAWRIMRLAGVRTGLGLVVMSAALAVTVIDVEPVQATLWWGQINVLLMAVVLLDLLRPTHARWRGIGLGIAAGIKLTPLVFLPYLLLTRQWRASAIAAVTFVATAVSTWLFLPRDSAWFWSHLGDTAHISSIDHLANQSINGFLARFFAPDPRPEWLWIGLSLLVAAAGFVVAVWAHRRGERALAVVLVGLTGCAVSPFSWAAHWVWFAPAVFWLIAKACTTQGVWARGWMYRAAGLYAMVFMWTLHRPGRDHSAMYFSGVYWNFLDLRRSWVGQLASGWYPLTFLCFMAVAAGWLRLSTIAMTPDDLGDYPPEFLDEELAQFERSLN; this is encoded by the coding sequence GTGCATACCGGGGGTGCAGGGATGAGGCTGCGACGCCGCGTCGTCGCGGCCACGGTGATCGTGGCGGCGCTGGCACTGCTGGCGCACAACCAGCTGGTGCCGTTCGGCGCGCATTTTTTCGGCTTGACCGGGAACAACTTCGACCTGGACACCTATCGGGCGGCGGTACACGCGTCCTGGGACGGTAGGAGCCTGTACGCCGAACCGGCGCTGCGCGGGGCCTGGTTCGTCTACCCACCGTTCGCGACCTTCGTCCTCGCGCCGCTGGCCTGGCTCGGCTTCGATGTCGCCAAGTACCTTCTGCTGGCCTTGTCGATCGGCCTGCTGGCGCTCATCGCGTGGCGCATCATGCGGTTGGCCGGAGTGCGTACGGGCCTGGGGCTCGTCGTGATGAGCGCCGCGCTCGCGGTGACCGTCATCGACGTCGAACCGGTGCAGGCGACCCTGTGGTGGGGCCAGATCAACGTCCTGTTGATGGCGGTGGTGCTGCTGGATCTGTTGCGGCCCACCCATGCCCGGTGGCGGGGGATCGGCCTGGGGATCGCCGCGGGTATCAAGCTCACCCCGCTCGTGTTCTTGCCGTATCTGTTGCTCACCCGGCAATGGCGGGCTTCGGCCATCGCGGCAGTGACTTTCGTTGCAACCGCGGTGTCCACCTGGCTGTTCCTGCCGCGAGACAGTGCGTGGTTCTGGAGTCACCTCGGCGACACCGCCCACATCAGCTCCATCGATCACCTGGCCAACCAGTCGATCAACGGATTCCTCGCCCGGTTCTTCGCGCCCGACCCGCGGCCGGAGTGGTTGTGGATCGGGCTGAGCCTGCTGGTGGCCGCCGCCGGTTTCGTCGTCGCGGTATGGGCGCACCGACGAGGGGAACGGGCGCTGGCGGTGGTGCTGGTCGGGCTGACGGGTTGCGCGGTATCGCCGTTCAGCTGGGCGGCGCACTGGGTGTGGTTCGCCCCGGCGGTCTTCTGGCTGATCGCGAAAGCGTGCACGACGCAAGGCGTGTGGGCCCGAGGCTGGATGTACCGGGCAGCCGGCCTGTACGCAATGGTGTTCATGTGGACGCTGCATCGTCCGGGGCGCGACCACAGCGCCATGTACTTCAGTGGCGTGTACTGGAACTTCCTGGACCTGCGGCGCTCTTGGGTCGGCCAACTGGCGAGCGGCTGGTATCCGCTGACATTCCTGTGCTTCATGGCCGTGGCGGCGGGCTGGTTGCGGCTGAGCACGATCGCGATGACGCCGGACGACCT